A region of Candidatus Micrarchaeota archaeon DNA encodes the following proteins:
- a CDS encoding metallophosphoesterase translates to MHIGKDIELLDGLPIAYIKSINAIIVADLHLGYESHMAKSGVFIPKANLGKILKELNNGIARTGAKRIIVVGDIKNEFSSVEQDEFNELYEIIKFCRGANVELVLVKGNHDNFIDRYRDPLKLKTYNGEAMIGDYLFFHGDKLPKLTGKKPKMLISGHEHPSIGIVNFSGRTERLRCFLLGEYRKTRLLVLPAISYFATGTDINLRPEGSLLSPVLKEMDLGKVHAIAFGYGSTLDFGAIGNLRKLAHA, encoded by the coding sequence ATGCACATAGGCAAGGATATCGAGCTTCTTGACGGGCTTCCGATAGCGTACATAAAAAGCATCAATGCGATCATAGTCGCTGATTTGCACCTCGGGTACGAGAGCCACATGGCCAAGAGCGGGGTCTTCATACCCAAGGCTAACCTGGGCAAGATACTCAAGGAGCTTAACAACGGGATTGCCAGGACAGGGGCCAAGCGCATAATAGTCGTGGGAGACATAAAGAACGAGTTTTCCAGCGTTGAGCAGGACGAGTTCAACGAGCTTTACGAGATAATCAAGTTCTGCAGAGGCGCAAACGTTGAGCTCGTGCTCGTGAAGGGCAACCATGACAACTTCATAGACAGGTACAGGGATCCGCTGAAACTGAAGACGTACAACGGCGAGGCGATGATAGGTGACTATTTATTCTTCCATGGGGACAAGTTGCCGAAGCTTACCGGCAAAAAGCCGAAGATGCTGATATCAGGGCACGAGCACCCTTCGATAGGCATAGTGAACTTTTCCGGAAGGACCGAGAGGCTCAGGTGCTTCCTTCTGGGAGAATACAGGAAAACAAGGCTGCTGGTGCTTCCCGCGATAAGTTACTTTGCCACCGGTACCGACATAAACCTGCGCCCCGAGGGAAGCCTGCTCTCCCCGGTGCTGAAGGAGATGGACTTGGGAAAGGTGCATGCAATAGCCTTCGGGTACGGCTCCACGCTCGACTTCGGAGCCATAGGCAACCTCAGGAAGCTTGCTCATGCATAG